In Allomuricauda ruestringensis DSM 13258, the following proteins share a genomic window:
- a CDS encoding flavodoxin domain-containing protein: MKILIVYGTSEGQTRKIARFMEEVLQGGDHKVVIADATEEPPSPSHFEVVLIGASVHMQKYQSAVTNYVMRHLDILNKKHSAFFSVSMAIASNIEEEHEEIKKIALDFFARTGWKPNEVRHFAGALKYTQYDYFKKLIMRMIAKKEGGSTDTSRDHEYTDWDNVKSFVLNFCAENVQSTV; encoded by the coding sequence ATGAAAATCCTTATTGTATATGGCACAAGTGAGGGCCAGACCCGAAAAATTGCCAGATTTATGGAAGAAGTGCTTCAAGGAGGAGACCACAAGGTGGTTATTGCAGATGCCACAGAAGAGCCCCCTTCCCCATCCCATTTTGAGGTTGTACTTATAGGTGCCTCTGTTCACATGCAAAAATATCAAAGTGCCGTGACCAATTATGTGATGCGTCATTTGGACATTCTTAATAAAAAGCATTCCGCATTCTTCTCGGTTTCCATGGCCATTGCTTCCAACATAGAAGAAGAGCATGAGGAAATCAAAAAAATTGCTTTGGATTTCTTCGCAAGAACAGGATGGAAGCCCAATGAAGTGCGCCATTTTGCAGGAGCATTAAAATATACCCAATACGACTATTTTAAAAAGCTCATCATGCGAATGATTGCAAAAAAAGAGGGGGGCAGCACAGATACTTCCCGTGATCATGAATATACGGATTGGGACAACGTAAAGTCGTTTGTCCTCAACTTTTGCGCAGAAAATGTACAATCAACTGTGTAA
- a CDS encoding DUF2267 domain-containing protein: MGFNFDQYTAEGNTFLNDYAKQMSMENDKDRAGRILTSILYALRDIISPTESLQLIAQLPMFIKALYVNGWAIGKKKDRVKNLTDFIDLVKKQDGSAAINDFGYNNDAAEDYIQTTFLFLKRYVSQGELDDIRDVLPKGLKNIIPSHIINE; the protein is encoded by the coding sequence ATGGGGTTCAATTTTGATCAATACACCGCAGAAGGAAATACTTTTTTAAATGACTACGCCAAACAGATGTCCATGGAGAACGACAAGGACAGAGCCGGCAGAATCTTAACCTCCATATTGTATGCTTTAAGGGACATTATCTCACCAACAGAGTCCCTACAACTTATTGCACAACTGCCCATGTTCATAAAGGCACTATATGTTAATGGATGGGCCATTGGCAAAAAAAAGGACAGGGTCAAGAATTTGACGGATTTTATCGATCTTGTGAAAAAGCAAGATGGCTCTGCTGCTATCAACGACTTTGGCTATAATAATGATGCCGCAGAGGACTATATCCAAACAACTTTTCTGTTTTTAAAAAGGTATGTTTCCCAAGGCGAACTGGACGATATCAGGGATGTATTGCCGAAAGGCCTAAAAAATATTATTCCATCGCACATAATAAATGAATGA
- a CDS encoding helix-turn-helix domain-containing protein, translating into MNIDTLKISRILHKTTSNQNSGCYAVCWVQNGAEAIEINKTLYNNVSNAVFFLSPDHDWKILKKGTTTSSGYVLYIPKDVLNHPTFKNLHITEVRLLNSHEIPKINLSPGIETRIKAILEMMDELLSTNLKHREEAILSLLNTFFVYCDGKCNIKSVITDNNSRSALVYKFKKSIDQNITEHHEVRHYAKTLNISDKHLNECVKEVLGVNAKHLIDEQLVMRARHNLKFSDKTIKEIGYELGFSSPDYFSYFFKKHTGTAPSQLRKS; encoded by the coding sequence ATGAATATAGACACCCTTAAAATATCACGCATTCTACACAAAACAACATCCAATCAAAACAGTGGTTGCTATGCTGTTTGTTGGGTTCAAAATGGTGCTGAGGCAATTGAAATAAACAAGACCTTATACAACAATGTATCGAACGCTGTTTTTTTCTTAAGCCCAGATCATGACTGGAAAATTTTAAAGAAGGGTACTACAACTTCATCGGGGTACGTGCTTTATATTCCCAAGGATGTTTTGAACCACCCCACTTTCAAAAATCTCCACATTACTGAAGTCCGTCTTTTAAACAGCCATGAAATACCGAAAATCAACCTTTCTCCAGGTATAGAAACACGCATAAAAGCTATCCTTGAAATGATGGACGAGTTGCTCAGCACTAACTTAAAACATCGGGAAGAAGCTATACTTTCCCTCTTAAATACCTTTTTTGTTTATTGTGACGGTAAGTGCAACATCAAGTCGGTGATCACGGACAACAATTCAAGGTCTGCATTGGTTTATAAGTTCAAAAAAAGTATTGACCAAAACATTACTGAACATCATGAAGTGCGCCACTACGCCAAAACGCTTAACATATCCGACAAACATTTAAATGAGTGCGTCAAGGAAGTTTTGGGCGTCAATGCCAAGCATCTTATAGATGAACAATTGGTCATGCGCGCCAGGCACAACCTGAAATTCTCGGATAAGACCATTAAAGAGATTGGCTACGAACTGGGCTTTTCCTCTCCGGACTATTTCAGCTATTTTTTTAAGAAGCATACTGGAACCGCCCCATCCCAGCTTCGAAAAAGCTGA
- a CDS encoding cupin domain-containing protein — protein sequence MDRKKFIQTSGLGLGLALVPGIANSKQLFNKVAPPNNPSPKIIKDSEGDVLNVIGDIQTHKLVGGDTNGQIVEWVDNVDPGVGIPPHIHTKEDEVFRVIKGQVEIMVDGKTIVLEAGDTAFAPKNIPHSWKVVGTEKAKMITSAFPAGIEIMFRELADLPPGPPDFEKVATICGNHGISFL from the coding sequence ATGGACAGAAAAAAATTCATTCAAACTTCTGGTTTGGGGCTTGGGCTTGCCTTAGTTCCTGGAATCGCCAACAGCAAACAACTATTCAACAAAGTAGCACCACCCAACAACCCAAGCCCAAAAATCATAAAGGACAGCGAAGGCGATGTTTTGAATGTTATTGGGGATATCCAGACCCATAAACTAGTCGGGGGCGACACCAATGGTCAAATTGTGGAATGGGTCGACAATGTAGATCCCGGAGTTGGTATCCCGCCTCACATTCACACAAAGGAAGATGAGGTTTTCAGGGTAATCAAAGGGCAAGTTGAAATAATGGTGGATGGCAAAACCATAGTTCTGGAAGCTGGTGATACCGCCTTTGCTCCCAAAAATATTCCACATTCTTGGAAGGTTGTTGGAACTGAAAAGGCAAAAATGATCACAAGTGCCTTTCCCGCAGGAATTGAAATCATGTTCAGGGAATTGGCCGATTTACCCCCTGGTCCGCCCGATTTTGAAAAAGTTGCCACAATATGTGGAAACCACGGTATCTCTTTTCTCTGA
- a CDS encoding Ig-like domain-containing protein, whose product MKKQWVILMVLATLSLPVQAQYVISSEEELENLKSLPQEKVYLHHTGPIVFTGEYLHYAFYCFNAQNNRASNISFVGYVALVNPQGEYVLEQKVRLQKGKSQGDFFVNTHVPSGNYKLLGYTQWMKNNGMEQVFKDDLVIINPYQIDQSQLLSDDSEEKAIIDKKMSQPMDSSVVQIKLEREIYGTREKVVVNLKNYKAQLGHGNYTLKVQKKTEMLVFPSINAISYANKYFNVNGELDKTVGDSLFLPEQRGELLYGKVTDGQGSPVSDAKMVVSVPGEEFLLKFAITDSHGNFYTYLRKNYKLGRAIVQVAENAQEDVEVSLGTVPNLDASQLTFNQFHIKPKYSEAIEQRSIHNQLENQFYSVKPDSILLGTPIDPFDGGMPETIKLDEFTRFRTFQETLVEVLNYAGYRNSPDGSDYIRIAQDFETYNEKANDFPAIVLFDGVYVPDHEKVKDFDAGQIQSISLVRDQFRMAGRDYQGMMVVKTIDGDFFENYTPVHGINVPIEKPALKKNYYKQRYATEEMGNEKIPDYRRVLLWEPHVEVGESDLQFEFYTSDLTGEFEVVLDGFTTYGKPITVYKTIVVKEASQ is encoded by the coding sequence ATGAAAAAACAATGGGTAATACTTATGGTTCTCGCAACGTTGTCCTTGCCCGTTCAAGCTCAATACGTAATAAGTAGTGAAGAGGAATTGGAAAACCTAAAAAGCCTACCGCAAGAAAAGGTGTATTTGCACCATACCGGTCCCATCGTGTTCACGGGAGAGTACCTACACTATGCCTTTTATTGCTTCAATGCGCAGAACAATCGCGCCAGCAATATAAGTTTTGTGGGTTACGTTGCCTTGGTGAACCCACAAGGGGAATATGTGCTGGAACAAAAGGTTAGACTTCAAAAAGGTAAGTCACAAGGCGATTTCTTTGTCAATACCCATGTGCCTTCAGGAAATTACAAATTGCTCGGCTATACCCAATGGATGAAAAACAACGGTATGGAGCAAGTTTTTAAGGATGATTTGGTCATTATTAACCCTTATCAAATAGATCAATCACAATTATTGTCTGATGATTCAGAAGAGAAGGCAATAATTGACAAAAAAATGAGTCAACCTATGGACTCATCAGTGGTGCAAATAAAATTGGAACGAGAAATTTACGGAACTCGGGAAAAGGTTGTTGTAAATCTTAAAAACTACAAGGCCCAGCTAGGTCACGGAAATTACACCCTAAAGGTTCAAAAGAAAACTGAAATGTTGGTGTTTCCCTCTATAAATGCCATTTCCTACGCCAACAAATATTTTAATGTAAATGGAGAATTGGACAAAACGGTGGGCGACAGTCTTTTTCTGCCGGAACAGCGGGGAGAGCTATTGTATGGAAAAGTGACCGATGGACAGGGAAGCCCAGTTTCCGATGCCAAAATGGTGGTGTCCGTTCCCGGAGAGGAGTTTCTGCTAAAATTTGCCATAACGGATAGCCACGGCAACTTTTATACCTATTTGAGAAAAAATTACAAACTGGGCAGGGCCATTGTGCAAGTTGCAGAAAACGCTCAAGAAGATGTTGAGGTCTCTCTTGGTACGGTTCCTAACCTTGATGCTTCCCAACTGACATTTAATCAATTCCATATAAAACCCAAATATTCCGAAGCTATCGAACAACGTAGCATACACAATCAATTGGAGAATCAATTTTACTCCGTAAAACCGGATTCCATTCTTCTGGGAACCCCCATAGATCCTTTTGATGGCGGTATGCCCGAGACCATAAAATTAGACGAGTTTACACGCTTTCGCACCTTTCAGGAGACGCTGGTGGAGGTGCTCAACTATGCTGGGTACAGAAACAGCCCCGATGGAAGCGATTACATTCGCATAGCCCAAGACTTTGAAACCTATAACGAAAAGGCCAACGATTTCCCTGCCATTGTGCTGTTTGATGGAGTGTACGTACCAGACCATGAAAAAGTTAAGGACTTTGATGCTGGACAAATACAATCCATTAGTTTGGTTCGAGATCAGTTTAGAATGGCAGGCAGGGATTACCAAGGCATGATGGTGGTAAAAACCATAGACGGTGATTTTTTTGAAAACTATACTCCAGTCCATGGTATTAATGTTCCTATTGAAAAACCTGCACTCAAAAAGAATTATTATAAGCAGCGTTACGCTACGGAGGAAATGGGCAATGAGAAAATCCCCGATTACAGAAGAGTGTTGTTGTGGGAGCCCCATGTTGAGGTAGGAGAGTCCGATTTACAGTTTGAGTTCTATACCTCTGACCTTACAGGGGAGTTTGAAGTGGTTTTGGACGGATTTACTACTTATGGCAAACCAATAACCGTCTATAAAACCATTGTTGTAAAAGAAGCGAGTCAATAG